In a genomic window of Drosophila takahashii strain IR98-3 E-12201 chromosome 3L, DtakHiC1v2, whole genome shotgun sequence:
- the Gtpx gene encoding uncharacterized protein Gtpx isoform X1, whose amino-acid sequence MSLRQFQNISRQALRCYSIRRTLSPALQLSQGHRQGLRLCTVLLPVSCAATSATSATSASTAAQYSTAAAIDMSANGDYKNAASIYEFTVKDTHGNDISLEKYKGKVVLVVNIASKCGLTKNNYEKLTDLKEKYGERGLVILNFPCNQFGSQMPEADGEAMVCHLRDSKADIGEVFAKVDVNGDNAAPLYKYLKAKQTGTLGSGIKWNFTKFLVNKEGLPINRYAPTTDPMDISKDIEKLL is encoded by the exons ATGAGTCTCAGGCAGTTTCAGAACATTTCCCGCCAGGCCCTCAGGTGCTATTCAATCAGGAGGACCCTAAGTCCCGCCCTCCAGTTGAGTCAGGGTCACAGGCAGGGCCTCCGCCTCTGCACCGTCCTGCTTCCCGTGAGCTGTGCGGCCACATCCGCCACATCCGCCACTTCCGCCTCCACAGCCGCCCAGTACTCCACAGCAGCTGCC ATCGACATGTCTGCTAACGGAGATTACAAGAACGCCGCCTCGATCTACGAGTTCACGGTGAAGGATACCCATGGCAATGATATTTCCCTGGAGAAGTACAAGGGCAAGGTGGTCCTTGTGGTGAACATCGCCTCCAAGTGCGGCCTGACCAAGAACAATTACGAGAAGCTGACGGATCTGAAGGAGAAGTACGGCGAGCGCGGACTGGTGATCCTGAACTTCCCGTGCAATCAGTTTGGATCCCAGATGCCGGAGGCCGATGGCGAGGCCATGGTTTGCCATCTGCGCGACTCGAAGGCTGACATTGGAGAGGTCTTCGCCAAG GTCGATGTGAATGGCGATAACGCTGCGCCCTTGTACAAATACCTGAAGGCCAAGCAGACGGGCACCTTGGGCAGCGGAATCAAGTGGAACTTCACCAAGTTCCTGGTGAACAAGGAGGGCCTGCCCATCAACCGATATGCCCCGACCACCGATCCCATGGACATTTCGAAGGACATTGAGAAACTGCTGTAG
- the Gtpx gene encoding uncharacterized protein Gtpx isoform X2, whose product MAGRSIVHFFFGSIAIALGSYIYFTMQIDMSANGDYKNAASIYEFTVKDTHGNDISLEKYKGKVVLVVNIASKCGLTKNNYEKLTDLKEKYGERGLVILNFPCNQFGSQMPEADGEAMVCHLRDSKADIGEVFAKVDVNGDNAAPLYKYLKAKQTGTLGSGIKWNFTKFLVNKEGLPINRYAPTTDPMDISKDIEKLL is encoded by the exons atGGCCGGTCGTTCCATCGTGCACTTTTTTTTCGGCTCTATAGCGATTGCCTTAGGATCGTATATCTACTTTACCATGCAA ATCGACATGTCTGCTAACGGAGATTACAAGAACGCCGCCTCGATCTACGAGTTCACGGTGAAGGATACCCATGGCAATGATATTTCCCTGGAGAAGTACAAGGGCAAGGTGGTCCTTGTGGTGAACATCGCCTCCAAGTGCGGCCTGACCAAGAACAATTACGAGAAGCTGACGGATCTGAAGGAGAAGTACGGCGAGCGCGGACTGGTGATCCTGAACTTCCCGTGCAATCAGTTTGGATCCCAGATGCCGGAGGCCGATGGCGAGGCCATGGTTTGCCATCTGCGCGACTCGAAGGCTGACATTGGAGAGGTCTTCGCCAAG GTCGATGTGAATGGCGATAACGCTGCGCCCTTGTACAAATACCTGAAGGCCAAGCAGACGGGCACCTTGGGCAGCGGAATCAAGTGGAACTTCACCAAGTTCCTGGTGAACAAGGAGGGCCTGCCCATCAACCGATATGCCCCGACCACCGATCCCATGGACATTTCGAAGGACATTGAGAAACTGCTGTAG
- the Gtpx gene encoding uncharacterized protein Gtpx isoform X3, with product MSANGDYKNAASIYEFTVKDTHGNDISLEKYKGKVVLVVNIASKCGLTKNNYEKLTDLKEKYGERGLVILNFPCNQFGSQMPEADGEAMVCHLRDSKADIGEVFAKVDVNGDNAAPLYKYLKAKQTGTLGSGIKWNFTKFLVNKEGLPINRYAPTTDPMDISKDIEKLL from the exons ATGTCTGCTAACGGAGATTACAAGAACGCCGCCTCGATCTACGAGTTCACGGTGAAGGATACCCATGGCAATGATATTTCCCTGGAGAAGTACAAGGGCAAGGTGGTCCTTGTGGTGAACATCGCCTCCAAGTGCGGCCTGACCAAGAACAATTACGAGAAGCTGACGGATCTGAAGGAGAAGTACGGCGAGCGCGGACTGGTGATCCTGAACTTCCCGTGCAATCAGTTTGGATCCCAGATGCCGGAGGCCGATGGCGAGGCCATGGTTTGCCATCTGCGCGACTCGAAGGCTGACATTGGAGAGGTCTTCGCCAAG GTCGATGTGAATGGCGATAACGCTGCGCCCTTGTACAAATACCTGAAGGCCAAGCAGACGGGCACCTTGGGCAGCGGAATCAAGTGGAACTTCACCAAGTTCCTGGTGAACAAGGAGGGCCTGCCCATCAACCGATATGCCCCGACCACCGATCCCATGGACATTTCGAAGGACATTGAGAAACTGCTGTAG